A portion of the Oxynema aestuarii AP17 genome contains these proteins:
- the pdhA gene encoding pyruvate dehydrogenase (acetyl-transferring) E1 component subunit alpha translates to MIQERTLPKFEATAATISKEDGLMLYEDMVLGRFFEDKCAEMYYRGKMFGFVHLYNGQEAVSTGVIRAMRRDEDFVASTYRDHVHALSAGVPAREVMAELFGKATGCSKGRGGSMHLFSAEHNLLGGYAFVAEGIPVATGAAFQSRYRRDALGDPKADQVTACFFGDGACNNGQFYECLNMAALWKLPILYVVENNKWAIGMAHERATSEPEIYKKASVFGLKGVEVDGMDVLAVREAALEAVERARAGEGPTLIEALTYRFRGHSLADPDELRSKEEKDFWHARDPIARLGAHLLEHNLVRQEELDEIEKRIRQEIEEAVEFAESSPEPDPSELRRYIFAED, encoded by the coding sequence ATGATTCAAGAACGGACTTTACCGAAATTTGAGGCCACGGCAGCAACGATCTCGAAAGAGGACGGATTGATGCTGTACGAAGATATGGTCTTGGGCCGCTTTTTTGAAGATAAGTGTGCCGAAATGTACTATCGCGGCAAAATGTTTGGCTTCGTCCACCTCTACAATGGCCAGGAAGCAGTTTCGACGGGGGTCATCCGGGCCATGCGTCGCGACGAAGATTTTGTCGCCAGTACCTATCGCGATCACGTTCACGCCCTCAGTGCGGGGGTTCCCGCTCGCGAAGTGATGGCGGAATTGTTCGGGAAGGCGACGGGATGCTCGAAAGGTCGCGGCGGTTCGATGCACTTATTTTCTGCGGAACATAACTTGCTCGGCGGTTATGCGTTCGTGGCGGAAGGGATTCCGGTGGCGACGGGGGCGGCGTTCCAAAGTCGTTACCGTCGCGATGCTCTCGGCGATCCCAAAGCGGACCAGGTGACGGCGTGTTTCTTCGGGGATGGCGCTTGCAATAACGGTCAGTTTTACGAATGTTTGAATATGGCGGCGCTGTGGAAACTGCCGATTCTTTACGTGGTCGAGAATAATAAGTGGGCGATCGGAATGGCTCACGAACGGGCGACCTCGGAACCGGAAATTTATAAAAAAGCCAGTGTTTTCGGTCTCAAGGGCGTTGAAGTGGACGGAATGGACGTGCTGGCGGTGCGTGAGGCAGCCTTAGAGGCGGTGGAACGCGCCCGTGCGGGAGAAGGCCCGACGTTGATCGAGGCGTTGACCTATCGTTTCCGGGGTCACTCCCTGGCGGATCCCGACGAGCTGCGATCGAAGGAAGAGAAGGACTTTTGGCACGCTCGCGATCCGATCGCCCGTTTGGGAGCGCATTTGTTAGAACACAATTTAGTTCGACAAGAGGAACTCGACGAAATCGAGAAGCGAATTCGCCAGGAAATCGAGGAAGCGGTGGAGTTTGCCGAGAGCAGTCCGGAACCGGATCCGAGCGAACTGCGCCGCTATATTTTTGCGGAAGATTAA